TCTTCTGTTCCGAAAAGGATGTCAGGCGTCATGCCTCTTACCAGAAGGAGCTCCTCCACCGTATCGAAGGGCCCGTTCTTGGCCCTGTATGGATTGGGGAGGGACCGGTAGTAGTCGTCTTCGGCACCGTTCATGCGATGGAGGGTATCCTTGTCCATCCAGTCGAGAGCCGAATCCACGATGGTGTCCGCCGTCTGCTTCTCCACCCCCAGATTGACGAGAAGATTGTCGAGGACGATCTTGTTCCCTTCGTTCATGGTGTTGAGATTGATCCGCCCCGCCTCGTTGAAGATCCTGACGACATACCTGCCATCGCCGATATCGCCCTCGATGGCCGTGCCGTCGACCCTCAAGGTCTCTGTGCTGTCGGGGACGATGGTCTTGTTGAGGTTCTCCTTCCGGTAGTATATCTCCAGAATGGCCCGCTCCAGTCCCGCCTGGGCGAGAAGGCCCTCTGCCAGTGAATCTCGAAAGAAGAGGGCCGCCCTGCTTTCGGTCTTCGCGAGGACGGAAAAAGACATGACGATGACCATGAGGATAATGACCACCCAGAGCACCATGATGAGGGCAAAACCGCTCTCTTTCTGAAGAAAGCCTTTCTCTCTTCTCATGTCCCACTCTCTTCA
The nucleotide sequence above comes from Syntrophorhabdus sp.. Encoded proteins:
- a CDS encoding general secretion pathway protein GspK, with translation MRREKGFLQKESGFALIMVLWVVIILMVIVMSFSVLAKTESRAALFFRDSLAEGLLAQAGLERAILEIYYRKENLNKTIVPDSTETLRVDGTAIEGDIGDGRYVVRIFNEAGRINLNTMNEGNKIVLDNLLVNLGVEKQTADTIVDSALDWMDKDTLHRMNGAEDDYYRSLPNPYRAKNGPFDTVEELLLVRGMTPDILFGTEEHKGLVHFVTVYGDASKINVNFAAKEVIMALPGVSEDRAARIIDQRKQAELKSLDDVRGIMGGEYSNVSSYIDVAESIGYTIESTGFRGGAGDGHGIRATLLVKSGGTYEYIYYKTPAETTK